From the Finegoldia magna ATCC 29328 genome, the window TCCAAAGCAAAAGAGCTCGGCTGTAACAAAATGGCATTAGGACATCACTTTGATGATGTTATAGAGACTATTTTATTGAATGTTTTGTGTTCTGGAAATTACAAAACAATGATGCCAAAACTTCATTCGAATAATTTTGAAGGAATTGAACTTATCAGACCGATGTATTTGATTAGAGAAGAATCTGTAAAAAGTTGGTTGAATTATTCAGGATTAAAAGCATTAGATTGTGCTTGTTCTGTAACTAAAAAAACAGAAGGATCCATGAGAAAACAAATTAAACTATTAATTGCAGAACTTTCAGATAGAGGATTTACGAATGTAGAAAATTCGATTTTTAAATCTAGTGAAAATGTTGATGTATCCAGAATACTTGGGTATGAATATAATGGAGAAAAGCATAACTTTTTGGATACTTATGGTGAAAATGATTTATAATCGTTAATTTATAGGAGGAAATATGGGAGTAGAACCAATTAAAATCCAAGAAAATTTGTATTACTTGGGTGTAAACGACAGACAGACAGAATTTTTTGAGAACATGTGGCCATTGCCTTACGGAGTTGCTTATAACTCTTATTTGATTACAGGCGAAAAAACTTGTTTGATGGATACTGTAAAAGTTAGTAAAAGTGATGAATTTGTAGATAATGTTAAGGCGATATTAAAAGATAGAAAATTAGACTATTTGGTAATTCATCACATTGAACCAGATCATTCAGGATCAATTCCACAAATTTTAGATCTTTATCCAGATATAAAAATAGTTGGAAACAAGAAAACAAGATCTATGTTGAATGACTATTATGAAATTGATTCAGATCATTTTGTTGAAGTTGGAGAAGGCGATGTACTTGATTTGGGAGATAGAAAACTTACATTCTATCTAACAGCAATGGTTCACTGGCCAGAATCAATGGTTAGCTACGATGCTGAAAATAAAATTTTATTCTCACAAGATA encodes:
- a CDS encoding tRNA 2-thiocytidine(32) synthetase TtcA, translating into MQRTVQEVERAIIKKYRKHIWSKFIKAIKEYDLIQDGDKIAVCMSGGKDSLLLAKLFQELQKHGMNNFDLEFIAMNPGYSEENTRLEKENFEKLNIPYHMYDTDVFSVSEKISSNNPCYMCARMRRGALYSKAKELGCNKMALGHHFDDVIETILLNVLCSGNYKTMMPKLHSNNFEGIELIRPMYLIREESVKSWLNYSGLKALDCACSVTKKTEGSMRKQIKLLIAELSDRGFTNVENSIFKSSENVDVSRILGYEYNGEKHNFLDTYGENDL